The Malus sylvestris chromosome 8, drMalSylv7.2, whole genome shotgun sequence genomic interval GAAGGCACGATCCATCTAATGAAAGAACAGAAAAAGCAACAGCTACCTGAAATCTTTGTTCAGACTATTTTGAACTGTTGCTACAGCTAATCCTCCACCAAATCTGGCAGTAAAATCCTTCTTGATTTGATCGAGGAAGGCAAGAGGAAATTTTCGACCCATAGCCTTAGCTGCAACTGCACAGTATGCTGCAGCACCCAAATGGTGTAGTTAGTTCAGCTATATGCATACGCATAGTAAAGTAAAATGACATGTGCGACTAAACAAGCTTGGCTATCAAGAAAGCAACTAGTAATAACCAATGAGATTCTAATTATATATGTTAATAAACCAAAAGAGGGCCACAAAGGAAAGAGACGAgagaaacaaaatcaaattaatacAAGTGTAGACCGATCTTATACGATGGTCATAAAAAACAAGGAACAATACTCTTAAGCCTGTTGACTGCAAGAACCAAATGATTCAACAAGCATACATTGAAACACTTTAAATGAAGTAAAAAGGAAATCAAATACACGAGCACAACCTTATCGACTGAAAAGTAGAAATCGAACACAAATACATGAGACTGAAGTTGCTATCAAGCAGGTAGTTGATCGTGTAGCCACGACCTTATTGACTGAAAAGtagaaatcaaacacaaatatatgaGAGGAGAGGTATTACTGAAGTTGCTATCAAGCAGGTAGTTGATGGTGCAGCCACCACGGTCGTAGGTGATCTTATTTATCGAACAGGGGAGCTCAGAGAGATAATCCACAGCCATGCCACTGACCGTATGGTCAAATTGCAACCAATCTGCAAGAACCACCGTCCCGTGCGCCACGAAGCTATAGCTCAATGATGGAGCTTTGGATTTTCTTCTGATGCGCCACCCTCGATTCTATTCTCAAGCGACAAGAACAATATTAAACATATGAAATAGATTGGCAGAGTaaagatgaaatgaaaatcaaaaGAGTTGAGAGAATGCCCTTTACCTTGTCAATATATTCCATCGCAACTTGTTCGTCTTTTGAGACTTTGGCAGCTACATATTCCATATGCTGCTTCTGTTTGGAGCTACAAAGTTAAGGCATTAGAACACCTCATAGAAAAGGAAAGGTGCAATCTATATAACAAGTGAAGGGATAAAGAAACAGCTACCCTAATTCATTGCTCAGACTATCTGCAATTAGTGCTTTAACAAATTGTGCACGATATTTTCCAAGAAAATCCTTCCTGACTTGATTGAGGAAGGCAAGAGGAATTTCTCGACCAATATCCTCATCTGCAACTACACAGTATGCTGCACCATTGAAATAGTGACGTTAGTTCAGCTACATACAAAGCGCtacaaatcaaattaaaaagacATAATAGTTTATTCCGAAGCCAACATTCAGTAAAACAAATAACAAGGCCTATTTGGTatcttatttgaaaatttttatcattACTCAACACGTTTTTTAAGaatatttcttgaaaacaattttctttaatattcaaaaatttgattggtttgcgatttaaaaattttaaatcttacgacttaaaTTAGACAAAAAGTTCTAGAAAAAAGGGTCACAGGAGAGGGAGAAGATGAGAGAgtaggaaagaaagtaagagatgattgaagaaaagagaaaaaaaatgaggatcagacgagatagagaggaagatgagtgagagaaagaatcgAGAAAATTTAGAGGGGAGAATTAGAGGAGAgacgaaaaaataaaaaaaataaaaaggagagagatagatttggagtgataggggaggagggagaaaaaagaaaggaaaactaatgaaaaaaaagagaaagaaattaagtgagtttaaatttaaaaacttacTTTTTATGCTTTAGATAATcaactatattttttagttagtcttgagttcagtttttgaaaatagtcacACCAAACAAattagtttaaaaagttggattcaagtacAATACTAATCAGGTCCTAATATTTTttaggaattgttattggcactctaaaatTTCATTCttcactccaaactttctatatttagaaaaaaaaatacatttataaaaagtgtagaatgagatttttgaagtattaataacacttccctatttttctttttattcaaaaaaccaacaaaaacaCGAATAACGAATTTCAATCGGCGAAATTTAGACGAGTCTTGCTATCGTCTAAACCAGAACCGTAACAAAGACACGGGAAGAGAAAGAGATATTACTGAAGCCAGAATCAATCAGGTAGTTGAAGGTGTAACCATCACCACGTTCGTAGGTGATCCTTCTCATCGAACGGTCGAGCGTCTCGAGCAAATTCAGAGCCAGGCGAGCCACATCCTCCTGATCCTGATGATTTGAGCACTGTGCAAGTATAACCGTCCTGCACATCACGAAGTTGCAGATCAACGATGGAGCCATCGATTCTATTCGATTCTCCTCAAACCCTAATCATACGAGAGATAAAGAGATAGCAAGCGACAAAGAGAGATAGAATTTTAAAACGTGTGTGAGACAAGTGACCATTTTATTGAGAAGAACTCTACTCGACATTGTGGtaggatggatgaagtggaagaatgTATTTATAGGGGAGGATGAGGAAGTGGGCCGGCCctctaaggtcatctccaaccgagggctggccagaagGTTCGTTTTAGCCTTCTGACTCTTTAAAATtcttcaagatattaatattttaatgaacagtatatGGCCATATTtgtctccgtctccaaccgatggccaaagggccagatggctcgttttagtcatgtcacaaaaaaccgtctccaaccgagaaccAAATggctaaacataatttattatttaaatttaaaaactacaacttaaatttaaaaacaacaataacttaaatttaaaaactacaacttatatttaaaaactacaactaaaatttaaaaatgacaaattaaatttaaaaactacaacaacttaaatttaatatctatAATCATTATTATTTTCATCATCCGCCATCGTAGGAGTATAGTCTGTCACAAACAACTGTCGTCGgctcataatttcttttttcctatcaaaataggccttactcattggagtgtaattcgaagtgttcatttccattttcttatcatccatctcttcttgtatttgcttAGCCCGTTCTTCATGCCTACACTTCATTTCTTCCGCCTCAAgggcattttgctccgccaATAATCGCAATGAGGTTgccacttcatgttgagcgACGTAATCAGCATTTGCCTTGCCATTTTCCCTCAACCTTCGGgccttgtttcgtcccatagccctaggtaaAGAACTTTCGAACGGAgtcggattttctacccttgtttgttgaatggtaggagatccatcttcattcatatctaCAGATGGGGATGCAGCTCTCAAATGATCCactctatgttgaggtggatcttcaaataacacccatcCTTTACAAATTTCCTAACAAACGTGAAACTAAAAGGGTTTTGAGCTGcactccatatacaattcctccgcttggcgtacctagaaaatataattacaaaaattttaCGAAATTAAttcatgaaattaaatgtaatataataacatataattacaaaaattaaatgtaatataattaaacatttaaaataaactgtgAAAACACTAACTTCGTCATAGTAATTGGCGTCGCTTTCATGTCCACTTGCGGCTGCTAATAGTGCTTGATGCCATGtttcaaacttggatgaagatgtttcttccatcttgaagaacaactttcatggtttcgggtattcggtggaatggtgccttcgtagaactctaagtattttttggacacacgagtccaaacaccttcacttgtttgagaaatccCCCTCATACTATTCTCTGAGACCCATCTATAAGCtttgcaaagagcttcatcttcttttcgggtccaagccctacctttcattgcagatgaggccattttttttaaaaaaaatgaaggaaattattgaaaaattgagacaaatattatagatgaaggaaatattgaaggaaatattaagaaatatattgaaggaaatattgaaaaatattgaaaaatgaaatattgcaaatgaagtgaagaattgaagaacttcaccatatttataaaagaaaagaaatgtttaaattaataaaaaaaaaaaaaaaaaaaacccaacgactagctgactcagctagccgttatattcaaaaaaatttcaaactattagtgtcagttataaccgacactaatagtaaataaaattttttttttgcctatgAATAcctattactgtcggttataaccgacagcaataggaaaactatataaaaaaatagcTAGTCCGGGGCTGGTTGGCTGGCCGAAAGCAactagccctttggccctttgaaattccATGGGGCCTTCCCAAattcccgagccctctggcctaacccttggttggagatggttttagggctattttcggccctctggccctctagaccctttggttggagatggcctaaggttTAAGGATGGCCGGCTTTAGGTGGTATTTTTGGTGGGAATATTTCAAGATGAGGTGTGATATTTATACACTCATTTTTACATCTCatacacccttctaattttcgaccgtcggatcagatgaattgaagaagatcaaaagatagaaattaacaaggggtgtgtgagaagtaaaaatgggtgtgtggatagcacatccatTCTAAgatatttgtgtaaataaatatcttgAATTAATTAGGTAAATATCTTAAATAAATGGgattaggattacttacttgaaagAGGTTTCTCTGATTATGAATGTATTTATGAAAAGAATAAACGATTATTCTATCATAAATACTTTTGACTTTTCCTACGGGTAGGAGTGCCTTGAGTAGTGGTTGATCTCTACCGGCTCTACCTCAACTACGCGTGGTGAATGAGGCTGCTCCCTACTCATTTAGTAAGGGTagtcttttttttcttgggaAATAATGTACGTGTTAGCTCcatgatttttgggattattttttgctccacagcTGACCCTAAGCCTAATTCAATGCCAACCAAAGCAGTCACACTGAACTTACAGGTGGTAATTCGGGAGTGCTAGATGATTTTTATGAATATATAATGAAAGACCATTAAAGAAGGTGTGAAAATTAAATTGTGGCTATTCATTTTGTATGAAAAATGTGTTAATTTTGCAGGGGTATGAACTATTATTTACCCATGGCCACAATAGGTTTTTCAAAGTTTGTGTGGGTCATAACAGTGATAGAATGTGTGATCAACTGCGGTTGACATGTTATGAGATCTTATGAACATTTTTGAATAGATAGGAACATCTATGAAACTTTTACTTGCAAGACTTACTTAAGCTTGAAATTACGATATAGTTACAAAAGTCCCTAAAAAGTGTACATAATTAGGATGGGAGCAAATATACAGGAAGGGATATATAAGGCTAAGCATTCGTGGGTGTCTCGGTGTACTCACTACCATCTCTGACGATGTCTTCCACTTGCAAGGCCATAATGCAGTCCCAATCATATCCAGACCGAGTCCGATGGAGATAGGAGCGAAATTTCGCAAACCTATCATAGAAAGTGGAGTCACTCTTCTTGGAGCTACTTCGTCTGCCATGAAAAAATTGACCTTCGACGTAcatcttccttctttttttcaaCTAGTTCTTTTTCAACTAGTCTGATGGAGATAGGAGCGAAATTTGCATAACGCCTCGTTCAGCTATTGTTGTAAAGCAACCAATGTGGACTCCTTTTCGAGGCACTTTTGATGCCACTCATTGATAGAGCGTCAGTTGGCAGAAAATTTGACTTTTGATTCTGCAATTTGATCAGTCGGATCATCGGAATCACCATCACTCCCTAAGAGAGCCATGACATGTGTGCCTAAACCATGGCTATTAAATTGTTCTTGCCTGCATTTTATAGATGATCAATTCAGATGTAATTAAATGGCACAGCAAGCCATAAATGGATGGAAACAAATTGTCTGCTTTCAACTAGTTTGTCAACAACTAGTTTGTGTAACTACATTAGGAATGTATTGTGGACAAACCAAGTGTTGTCCAATGACTTATCCTTGGTCTCCATTTGTTGATGATCAATTTAGATGTCCTTAAGTGAGACTAACAAAAACTGGATGGAATTGACTGATTCATGACTGCGTATTATGGGTATATGATGGCTTGTGAACAATGGTGTTCAGGCTGTCAGAAACTGAGTTTACAACTTTTGTTCATAAAAAATCCTTCCAAATCCTAAACCTTTTAATGTAATGACATTAAGAATGTGTTGTGGTGGCAACAAAATGTTAAGTTCGTATACTATCACATTTAAGAGGGCAAAAAAAAGTGTCGTTTTTGTATATATGTGTGCTTAAGCGTCACCAATACAAATTCGTCTTACCTAAGCATCAAGTAAAGCACTGTAAGTAATCAAATCAAGATAGCACCCACTTCCCAAAAACCAAATTCATGAATATAAATCTCCTCAATTCCTTATCCATAAACACACAATTACCATTTGTACAATGAAAACAAAAGGAAGAATACTGTAGAATCGTACTATCAATCGAGGCACATGATTGGATTTACGGACTGGTGAGTCAATGCACCTCAAGCAACAGTGAACGTGCATGATGAACTTAACAAGGTGATTATGATCATTTCACAATTCACATTGTTTttggaaaaaatgaaagaacttTAGCTAGTCTCTTTTAGGTAGCATAGTCATATCAAGAAAACCCCTTGCATATGAGACATTACATGTCAACTCACTAACAAGAAGGTAGTAATCTATAAGCACATTTTGCACATAGTTTCCTAGTATctcacaaacacattttcacTTGGTGCCATATCTACCTAAATTCATTCGAAATGTCAAAACCAAGCTGGAAAATTCACAGAAAGCAGCTAGCTTACCTAGTTTTGGTGCATTAAATAGAATAAGAAGAAACACTACCAAATCGACAAGAGAGAGGACGCTGCAGTTGATAAAAGCAGctgcaagaaagaaaaaaaaatggtaactTCATGAGTTGCAATTAATTTCTGTTAAAACATTGGCAAAAGAGACGGGCATTTGTTTGAATTTGGCTACCAGTTAGTAGCAGCAGAGGCAACACAAAACCTCCAAGAAATCTCCCCATTACGCAAGACACATTCAAATATTCAATCCACTAACATGTACCCGGCTAGAAGTATTTCAAACAAAGTTTACATGGATTAAGTTCTGAAAACTATCGAACATTTTCATAACCGTATGTTAGGTCACTGTATTCTTCCTTAATGACGATATGAAACATATTGTGCAAGTATAATACCAATCATAAAATTCAACCACAAATCTTATGGAATCTGTATAGGCAGAGCATCAAGTTCCAATCTGTTTGAAGTCACGGCAGCAATTGGATGCCATCTTCTCCTGCAAAATCTCTTTGAGTGTTGCTAATCCACATAAAACAATACCTCACCTGCTGCCAAATTTATAAACGTGTCCTTGAAGAGTATTAAGGACTCAAAAATTTTACCTTTTCCCTCGAATCCTCCATTTTaccagcaaccaaacacaacacacaaagcaatgaaatttgaAACAGAAAGCGGCTAGTGTGGTGggagaaggaggaagacgaGGAGGGTTTGGACGATGTATCTTCGCCGCCGGAGGTCCGCCACCGGAATGAGAAGCTCACGATCTCGCGGTTCTCTGTCTCTACTCGCCATTACGATCGAAGACGCCGATTTCTCATCGCCCATCACCAACAAACCCCCAAATTGATATACAACGCCGTTGGGGGTTTGAGCTCGTCGAGTAAGGGTCGAGAGAGAGGTTTTCGGACAAGGGAGGAGAAAATGCTGACTGGGCCCTTCGCAATAACCCAATTACACGGGAGGgaaattttggtcatttcaagttttagaaaaattttatttttgtcatattgTTGTACATATAGTGTGCATGGTCTGTGTTTGTCAGAAAAATCATATTTCGGTTTCAAGATTAAGAAAATGTCAGaaaaaaatcttattcataTATATGCAAGTGTATCGATTTCAATCTGGTTAATAATACTTCAACTCAACCTAACTTACCGAATGAACAGATGGTTAgattttaactcaaaaataaaTGGTTAAAATTTACAACCCAACCCAGCCCAACCAATTTCGGTTTGGTTGGTCGATAAACCCACTAAAACACCCACCCCTACCCCAAATCTTCGTACTCATGCTTCTTGAGCCCCTTTGTTTAGGGCCTACATGCTGGGGGTTCTTTTTCCTTCGtgttactgttttttttttttttggcctctttgttggtgatttgtcaCTCTTCTCGCTCTTTGAAGTTTTTACTTATTAATAATTTACAACATCAACAACCACCAACAAACATTATCCCACTAAATGGAGTCAATATACATCCGAGAACGCCACTAAATTTTACTTAATAGTAATTTGAAATCAAATCATTGAAAACTATAAACACATGCAGCATTTCAATATTCCCAAATCCACTTGACCACCTAGGCAAGTCAAATAATGCTTCTTGTATCCCATATTTGCTTCTCATTATTACTCGTCCTCCTCATCATCGTCATCGTCATCTTCCTCCTTgtcatcatcatcgtcatcatcgtCCTACAATGATCAAAATAAATGCAAGAATATTTTGGCCTTTTTAAATACGTTCGGATATATCTTGAATTATAAATTCTCTTTGCACTGTGTGTCGTATTATACAGTAAAATCTCTGTATACATTTTGGAAATTATCATACCATAAACAAGGAGTAAGTAGAATTATTTTCCGACTTTAA includes:
- the LOC126630959 gene encoding uncharacterized protein LOC126630959 isoform X3, which produces MAPSLICNFVMCRTVILAQCSNHQDQEDVARLALNLLETLDRSMRRITYERGDGYTFNYLIDSGFTYCVVADEDIGREIPLAFLNQVRKDFLGKYRAQFVKALIADSLSNELGSKQKQHMEYVAAKVSKDEQVAMEYIDKNRGWRIRRKSKAPSLSYSFVAHGTVVLADWLQFDHTVSGMAVDYLSELPCSINKITYDRGGCTINYLLDSNFTYCAVAAKAMGRKFPLAFLDQIKKDFTARFGGGLAVATVQNSLNKDFRMTMTRMTMTRRKMTMAMMRRTSINEKQIWDTRNETCTVLL
- the LOC126630959 gene encoding uncharacterized protein LOC126630959 isoform X1, whose product is MAPSLICNFVMCRTVILAQCSNHQDQEDVARLALNLLETLDRSMRRITYERGDGYTFNYLIDSGFTYCVVADEDIGREIPLAFLNQVRKDFLGKYRAQFVKALIADSLSNELGSKQKQHMEYVAAKVSKDEQVAMEYIDKNRGWRIRRKSKAPSLSYSFVAHGTVVLADWLQFDHTVSGMAVDYLSELPCSINKITYDRGGCTINYLLDSNFTYCAVAAKAMGRKFPLAFLDQIKKDFTARFGGGLAVATVQNSLNKDFRSKLKECMRHAEVKAAQASKDKGVTMENIEKDDEDDDDEDDDDEEEDDDGDDEEDEY
- the LOC126630959 gene encoding uncharacterized protein LOC126630959 isoform X2: MAPSLICNFVMCRTVILAQCSNHQDQEDVARLALNLLETLDRSMRRITYERGDGYTFNYLIDSGFTYCVVADEDIGREIPLAFLNQVRKDFLGKYRAQFVKALIADSLSNELGSKQKQHMEYVAAKVSKDEQVAMEYIDKNRGWRIRRKSKAPSLSYSFVAHGTVVLADWLQFDHTVSGMAVDYLSELPCSINKITYDRGGCTINYLLDSNFTYCAVAAKAMGRKFPLAFLDQIKKDFTARFGGGLAVATVQNSLNKDFRSKLKECMRHAEVKAAQASKDKGVTMENIEKDDDDEDDDDEEEDDDGDDEEDEY